The DNA sequence GCGAGTTATAGGTATGGTGGTCTATGCCCAGGGTCGTCCGAGCCACGGGATGGGGAGCACGGCCGGGCGCAGCGGCCCGATCGCTTTCGGGGCCGCCTAGATCAGTTCGCGTTGAAGGTCGGAATACGCAATGGACGGACGGCCGCGGGGCCCGTGAGCCCGCTGATCTGGCTACGCGTCCCTCTGGCACCGGGCCGATCGGCGAAACCTTTTCGACGGTCGGATCGGGCCTGTTCCCACGGCTTTCCTGCGTGCGGGCCCTGTGGCACGATCGTGGAACCTCCACCATCCCCGGTGTCCCATCCCCGACAGGAGAGCGAACATGTCTGGTCGAAGACTGGGCCGGCTGCTTGGCTCAATGCTGGTTTTTGCCGCCGTCATGAGTGGCGTCCTGGTCGGCGCAGGGCCGGAGCTCGGCGACATGCAGACCGCGGACGTCATCTGGAACATGCCTGCGACTCGCTGACGTTCACCGTCCCCTCCGAGCCAGGCGAAAGTCGATCGACGGAAGGGGCGGCATGTCCGCACAGCCCGTCAAGGGCTCGCGGTCCAATGATCACGCTTGGCTGATCACCGGGCCACTCGTCCTTTTCGCCGTCGTCTGTGCGACGGTGACCGGTCTGCTCAGTGACCATCCGTTCGGCGGCTGGCCGCTGGCGGCGGTGCTGCTGGTGGCCATGGTCGCCGCCGGGCTCCCGGTGCTCAACTTCACCGTACGACGACAGTCGCTCGGTGTGACGATCACCGAGATCCCGTTGGTGCTCGCGTTCTATCTGACGCGTCCGCTGACGGTGGTCGCGATCTATACCGGGGCCGCGATCCTCACCCATCTGTGGCACCGGATGGGTGCGGCGAAGTTCTGGTTCAACGTCGCCCGCGCGGCGGCCGGCTCCTCGCTCGCCGTGCTGGTGTTGCAGGTGCTGCCCCCGGTCGAGGGCGTGGGCCCGCGCACCTGGCTGACGTTGTTCACCGCCGCCATCATGGTCAACCTGGTCAGCATCACGTCGGTGGCCGGCGTCTACACGCTGCTCCAGGGCTGGCAGACCGGCCGCGACGCGTTCCGCAGGGCGCCCTCCGCGCTGCTCTCCGCCGGTATCCAGATCGTCGCCGGTCTGATCGTCCTGATCCTGATCACCTCCAACTGGTGGTCGCTGGTCCTGCTGTCCGCGCTGATCACCGCGCTGACACTGATCTACCGCGCGTACGCGCAGTTCTTCCGGCAGCACCGCACGCTCTCCGACATGTACGAGTTGAGCCGCGCCGTCAGCGGCAGCGGCCAGGACGGCACGCTCGCCGACGCCCTGCTGGGCCGCGTCCGGGCGATGCTCCAGGCGGAGTACGCGACGCTCTGGCTGCCGGCCCAGCGCCGGCACCCGGAGGTGCTGCTGACCTCCCGGATCGCCGACCCGGGGCTGCTGGACGTGGCGCCCACGCCCGCCGCCCTGCGCGAGCAGGTCCGCCGCGAGGGGCAGACGCTGGTGCTGACCCGCGGCGCCGGCGCCGACGGCAAACTGCGGACCGCGCTCACCGAGCAGCGGGTCAAGGACGTCATCGTGGTGCCGCTGCGCTCCGGGCAGGCGGTCGTCGGCACGCTGGAGGTGGCCAACCGGCTCGGTGCCAGCAACTCGTTCAGCCGCACCGACGTGCCGCTGTTGGAAACCGTCGCCGCGCACGCCGCGGTCGCGCTGGAGAACTCCCGCCTGGTGGACCGGCTGCGGCACGACGCCGAGCACGACACGCTGACCCGGCTGCCGAACCGGCGGCGACTCATCGCGGCGGTGGGGGAGGCGGTCAAGATCCGTGCCCCCGGCGAGGTGGTGGCGCTGCTGCTCTTCGACGTCGACCGGCTGCGCCAGGTCAACGAGTCGTTGGGCCACGCGGCCGGCGACAAGGTGCTGGTCGAGGTGGCCGAGCGGCTGCGGGCCTGCGCGCCCTCCTCGGCGCTCGTGGGTCGCGCCGGCGGGGACGAGTTCCTGGTGACGCTCCGGCTGGAGGGCGTCGACGCCGCGCTGGAGTTGGCGACCCAGCTCCGGGAGCAGATCCGGGACGAGATGGTCTTCGACGCGCTCACCCTGGACGTGGACACCGCCGTCGGCGTTGCCGTCCACCCCGACCACGGTGGGGACGCGGTGGCGCTGCTCCAGCGCGTCGACCTGGCGGCCAACGCGGCGAAGTCGGTCCCGGGCAGCGTGCAGCTCTACAGCCCGGCGCTGGAGTCGCGGTCGCTGCGCCGACTCGGTCTCGCCGGCGACCTGAAGCGGGCGTTGGCGGACGGCGAACTGGAGGTCTACTTCCAGCCCAAGGTCACGCTGCGGGACCGCCGCCTGGTGGGCGTGGAGTGCCTGGCGCGCTGGGAGCACCCGGCGCACGGCACCGTCTCGCCGGACGACTTCGTGGCGGTGGCCGAGCACACCGGCCAGCTCGGCCGGCTCACCGAGTTCGTGCTGCGGGAGAGCCTGCGGCGCAGCCGCGACTGGAGTCACGGCGAGCAGCCGCTCTGCGTCTCGGTCAACCTGGCCGCCCGGACGGTGAACGACCCACACTTCCCGGGGCTGGTGCGGGAACTGCTGACGGAGTACGGCGTACCGCCGCAGCGGCTCACGTTGGAGATCACCGAGGCGGGCGTGCTGGACGGCACCGAGCGGCCCGTGCCGATCCTGCGCTGCCTGCGCGACCTCGGGGTCCGGCTCTCGGTGGACGACTTCGGCACCGGCAACTCGTCGCTGGCCCAACTGCGCCGGCTGCCGGTGCACGAGGTGAAGGTGGACCGGTCGTTCGTGCAGGGCATGGCGACCGATCCGGGTGACCTGGCCATCGTCAACGCGGTGGTGACGCTCTCCCAGCAGTTCGGCCTGACCGTGGTGGCCGAGGGGGTGGAGAGCGAGCTGACGCTGGAGCTGCTCCAGGACATCGGCTGCGAGATCGGCCAGGGCTTCCTGTTCAGCCGGCCGCTGCCGTACGAGCGCCTGGAGGCGTGGTTCGGCGCCCAGGTCGACCCCGAGACGGTCGTCGCGGGGGAGCTGCCGCGCCTGCGTGTGGTGCCCTGAGCAGGCGTGGCACCTGTCGGGGGGATCCGATTTCACCTCCGCGACGCGGTCGTGTACTGTTTCCTCTGCGCGACACCCGAAGGGTGATCGAGCAGGCCCCCTTAGCTCAGTCGGCAGAGCGTCTCCATGGTAAGGAGAAGGTCTACGGTTCGATTCCGTAAGGGGGCTCAAAAGGGTCCGGCTGGACCCGCCACGGCGGTGTAGCTCAGATGGTAGAGCAAGCGGCTCATAATCGCTGTGTCGCCGGTTCAAGTCCGGCCACCGCTACTCTCGTCCTCCGGGTCAGCCCGGTGGTCGGTGGGATGGGCGCCACAGGGCGCCCACTTTGCATGTCCGCGTGGTCAGTGCGTAGGCTGACACGCTGTAGTTGATATCCGTGAGCGAGGAAGGCACTCCGCCGTGGCGAAGGCGACCGATGTCCGGCCGAAGATCACTTTGGCGTGTGTGGAGTGCAAGGAGCGCAACTACATCACGCGCAAGAACCGCCGTAACGACCCGGACCGCATCGAGCTGAAGAAGTTCTGCCCCCGGGACGGCAAGCACACCGTCCACCGCGAGACCCGCTGACGCCGGGCCGGCACCGCCGGCCCCGCAGCAGCATCCCGTACGCCGATCCGCACGGGTCGACGGCCTGAGCAGGCCGCCCGACCGCGCGGATCGGCGTTCGTGTTTCCGTGTAGGTTCGCGGCATGTCCCTGGACGCGTCCTTCGTCGGCCGGACCTATCCGCCGACCGCCCCCTACCTGGTGGGCCGAGAAAAGATCCGCGAGTTCGCCACCGCCGTCGGCGCGACCGACCCGGCGCACCACGACCCGGAGGCGGCCCGGGCGCTCGGCCACCCCGACGTGGTCGCGCCGCCGACCTTCCCGGTGATCATCACTATGGCGGCCAACCAACAGATCGTCGATGACCCGGCGTTGGGCGTCGACTACAGCCGGGTGGTCCACGGCGACCAGCGCTTCGCGTACACCCGGCCGGTGGCGGCCGGCGACGAGCTGGTCTGCGTCAGCGTCATCGAGGACGTGACCAACCGGGGCGGGCACGGTTTCCTGACCACCCGCACGGACGTGAGCACCGTGGCCGGTGAGCCGGTGGTCGCGGTCTGGTCCAAGATCGTCGTACGCGGGGAGGCGTGAGCATGGAACTGCCCGTCCAGACGTTCCGGGTGACCCGGGCGGACCTGGTCCGCTACGCCGGCGCCTCGGGGGACTTCAACCCGATCCACTGGAGCGACCGGACCGCCACCGGCGTGGGTCTGCCCGGGGTCATCGCCCACGGCATGTTCACCATGGCCCTGGTCGGTCGCGCGGTCGCCGGCTGGGCCGGCGCGCCGGACGCGGTGGTCGACTTCGGCGTCCGCTTCACCCGGCCGGTGGTCGTGCCGGACACCGACGAGGGCACCGAGATCGAGGTCGCCGCCGTGGTCAAGGAGGTCACCGAGGCGGGCCTGACCAGGCTCGACATCACCGCCACCTGTCGGGGCGAGAAGGTGCTGTCGCAGGCCCGGGCACTGATCCGGACGACGGGCTGAGAACCGGTCCGACGCGCTGGGGGTGGACCGGTTGGGAAAGTCGCACGACTACCCGTACACTGGTCCGCCGTGGGGCAAGTGACCCCCGCTCGGCACAACGTGTCCGGGTGGAGGTGAGTTGCCGCACAGGGGTGTAGCTCAATTGGCAGAGCAGCGGTCTCCAAAACCGCAGGCTGCAGGTTCAAGTCCTGTCACCCCTGCGCCTCAGGCCTGACCGTTCCCGTGGGTCGCGCCGCCTCGTTGGCGGCGTCCGGCCCGTGGTGGTGGCACCGGTGGGGTGGTTCCGAGGCGTTCGGGGCCCTCCCGTCCGGTCCGCCGGCCGCGGCCCGTCGCGGGACGGTTGGTCCGGCCGGCGTGACCAACACGCCGCGCACGCCGCCCGGCGTGCGACCCCATACCCGCACGGAGGGCGAAGTGGCCGAGAAGAAGCGGCGCGGCGAGGACGACGGCGACGAGCGTCTGAACGACGACGCGACCGTCGACGGCGTAGCCGACGACGACGTGGCCGACGACGCCGCCGACGCGGACGAGCCGGTCTCCCGGGGCGGCACCGCGACCCGCAAGCGGGCCCACGCCGAGCCCGCCGAGGGCCGGAAGACCCGCAAGGACACCGAGCGGATCGGGCTGTTCGCCCGCATCGCGCGGTTCTTCCGCGAGGTCGTGGCCGAACTGCGTAAGGTCATCTGGCCGACCCGCAAGGAGCTGTTGACCTACACGGCCGTGGTGGTCACCTTCGTGGCGGTGATGCTGGCGATCGTGGCCGGCCTGGACTACGGCTTCGCCAAGGCGGTGCTGTGGGTCTTCGGCAACCCCAGCTGACCTGCGCACGGTAATACTGACGGAAGTGAGCAAGCGTGCCTGAGTACGACGAGACCGCCGAGACCCCGGACGAGCAGTCCGCGGTGGCGACGGCGGCCAACAACGAGTCGGTCGAGGCCGCCAGCGAGCCGGAGTTCCCGACCACCGAGCCGGCGCCGGAGGAAGACTTCGACCCGGTCGCCGAGCTGCGCCAGAAGCTGCGCTACGCGCCCGGCGACTGGTACGTGGTGCACTCGTACGCCGGCTACGAGAACAAGGTCAAGACCAACCTCGAGACCCGGATCACGTCCCTCGACATGGAGGACTACATCTACCAGGTCGAGGTGCCGACCCGGGAAGAGGTCGAGGTCAAGAACGGCAAGCGGTCGCAGGTCCAGGCGAAGGTCTTCCCGGGCTACATCCTGGTCCGGATGGAGCTGACCGCCGAGTCCTACTCCTGCGTCCGGAACACCCCGGGGGTCACCGGCTTCGTCGGGGCCACCGACCGGGCCGACCGGCCGGCGCCGCTGAGCCTCGACGAGGTGCTCAAGTGGCTCGCCCCGGCGGTCGAGACCGAGCAGAAGAAGGCCAAGCCCGAGATCAAGGTCCTCGACTTCGAGGTCGGCGACTCGGTCACCGTCACCGACGGCGCGTTCGCGTCGCTGCCGGCGACGATCAGCGAGATCAACGCCGACCAGCAGAAGCTCAAGGTGCTGGTGTCGATCTTCGGTCGGGAGACCCCGGTCGAGCTGAACTTCAACCAGGTCGCCAAGATCTGACGGACGTCCGCACCGGCGGTCGGCCTTTCCGGGCCGGCCGCCGGTGCGCCGTTCCACCGGCCCGCCGACCTCGGCGGAAAACCCGGTAGAGGTTTGCGCTACCCTTGAACGTCGGCCGTCCGCACCGCGCTGACCGTGCGCGCCCGCGGGCGGCGGAGAATCCCAGTTTCAAGCCCCAGGAAGAGACATGCCTCCGAAGAAGAAGCTCGTCAAGACGTTCACGCTTCAGCTGCCGGCGGGCCAGGCCACCCCGGCGCCGCCGGTCGGCCCCGCGCTCGGCCAGCACGGCGTGAACATCATGGAGTTCTGCAAGTCCTACAACGCGCAGACCGAGTCCCAGCGTGGCGACGTCGTCCCCGCCGAGATCAGCGTCTACGAGGACCGCACCTTCACCTTCGTGCTGAAGACCCCGCCCGCCGCCCGGCTGCTGATCAAGGCCGCCGGCGTGCAGAAGGGCTCGGGCGTCCCGCACAAGGAGAAGGTCGGCTCGGTGACCCGCGCCCAGCTGCGCGAGATCGCGGAGAAGAAGATGGCGGACCTCAACGCCAACGACATCGAGCAGGCCGAGAAGATCATCGCCGGCACCGCCCGGTCGATGGGCCTGACCGTCGCCGACTGATCTCGTCGCACCCCGCTCCACCCGATCCGTTCGTGGGAGGGCCGCGAGTCCCGCGCGCCCGCCAGAGACCACAGGAGTCACCAGAAATGCAGCGCAGCAAGAGCTACCGCAAGGCCGCCGAGGTCATCGACCGGTCGAAGCTCTACGCCCCCGCCGAGGCCGTCAAGCTGGCCAAGGAGAACACCAACGTCAAGTTCGACGCCACGGTCGAGGTCGCGATGCGCCTCGGCGTCGACCCCCGCAAGGCGGACCAGATGGTCCGCGGCACGGTCAACCTGCCGCACGGCACCGGTAAGACCGCCCGCGTGATCGTCTTCGCCGCCGGCGCGAAGGCCGAGGAGGCCGCCGCCGCGGGTGCGGACGAGGTGGGCACCGACGAGCTGGTCGCCCGCATCCAGGGTGGTTGGCTGGACTTCGACGCGGCGATCGCCACGCCGGACCAGATGGCCAAGATCGGCCGGATCGCGCGGATCCTGGGCCCGCGCGGTCTGATGCCGAACCCGAAGACCGGCACCGTGACCATGGACGTCACCAAGGCCGTCGCGGACATCAAGGGCGGCAAGATCACCTTCCGGGTGGACAAGCACTCCAACCTGCACCTGATCATCGGCAAGGCCTCCTTCTCGGAGAGCCAGCTGATCGACAACTACGCCGCGGTGCTGGACGAGGTGCTCCGCGCCAAGCCGTCCGCGGCCAAGGGCACGTACCTCAAGAAGGTCACGCTGGCCACCACCATGGGCCCGGGTGTCCCGGTCGACCCGAAGGTGGTCAAGAACCTGCAGGAGGGCTCGGCCGAGGGCTGAGCACGTTCTTCCCGACGGGGCCCCGCCACCACCAGGTGGCGGGGCCCCGTCCGTCTGTCCGTTGTGGCAGGCTCGGCGCATGCGGCTCGACGGCGTCTGGCTCCGCTACCACCGGCACGGCCCGTGGGTGCTGCGACAGGTCGACGCGACAATCGGTCCGGGCGAGGTCGCGGTCGTGCTCGGCCGCAACGGCGCCGGCAAGTCCACGCTGCTCCAGCTCGCCGCCGGGGTGCTGCGGCCGAGCCGAGGCCGGGTGGTCGACCGGCCGGCGACCGTCGGCTGGGTGCCGGAGCGCTTCCCCGCCGACCAGCCGTTCACCGTCGGGGATTATCTGGCCGCCATGGGCCGCGTCGCCGGCCTGCCCGGTGCCGCCGCCGACCGGGCGGTGCGGCACTGGGTGGAGCGGCTGGGCCTGACCCGCTTCTCCGACGTGCGCCTGCCGCAGCTCTCCAAGGGCACCGCGCAGAAGGTCGGCCTGGCGCAGGCGCTGCTGCGCCCGCCCGGCCTGCTGGTGCTCGACGAGCCCTGGGAGGGCCTCGACGCGGCGGCCCGCGAGCTGGTCCCCGAGATGATCGGCGAGGTGCTGGCCGGCGGCGGCGCGGTGCTGGTCAGCGACCACCGGGGCGAGACGGTCCGGCTGCCCGGCGCCCGGCGGTGGTCGGTCACCGAGGGCACGCTGACCGAGGCGGCGTCGCCCGGGGGCTCGGCCGTCGCGGTGGTCGAGCTGGCGGTGCCGGCCGCGGGGCTTGCCGCCGCCGTCGCCCGCCTGCGCGCCGACGGCCACCAGATCCTTCGGGTACGCGAACCTGCCGTCCCGCCCACCGCCGAGTCACCGGCACCGGCTCTGCCCGGCCCGTCGGGCGTCGAGGTCGTCGCCGGCTCGTCGGCACCGGACCATGCCGGCCCCGGCCCGTCGGGCGTCGAGGTCGTCGCCGGCTCGTCGGCACCGGACCGCGCCGGCCCCGGCCCGTCGGTGGTCGAGGCTGTCGCCGGGTCGCCGGGACCCGACCTGCCAGGCATCGAGCGCGCCGCCGGTGCGGGGACGTCGGAGGTGACCCGGTGATCGCCCTGGTCCGGCTGCGGCTGGCCGGCTTCGTGCGTACCGGACGGGCGCTCGCGCCGGTGCTCGCCGGCCTGCTCGTCCTGGGCATCCTCTACGGCGGCGGTGGCGGGGCCCGACCGGCGGAGGTCTACGGCGTCTCCGCGGTGGTGATCTTCCCGGTGCTGGCCTGGCAGACCAAGATCCTGCTGAACGTCGAGCCCGACGTGCAGCGCCGGTTGGCCCGGGTGGTGGTCGGGCCGGCCCGGGAACGGGCGGCGGGCCTGCTCGCGGCGCTCGTGGCCGGGCTCGCCGTGGTGGTGGTCGCGCTGGCGATGCCGTGGCCGCTGGGCGCGGTGTCGCCGGTGGGCGGGCCGGCGGGTCGGCCGGCTCTCGTCGGGGTGGCGCTCGGCATCTGGGCGCACCTGCTCGCGCTGCCGGCGGCGGTGGCCATCGGCGCGCTGGCCAGCCGGGCGATCACCCGCACCGCCGGTTACGGGGTGGCCGTGCTGGCGGTCGGCGTGGTCGGGGTGGTGGTGTGCGGGTTGTCCGACTCGGTGGTGCCGTGGCTGGTCCCACCGGTGATGGCGACCGCGCGGGCGGTCAGCGCGCCGATCTCGCCCGGCACCGGGCTGCTGCTCACCGGCTGGGCGGCGCTGTGGGTGGCGGTGGCGCTGGCCGGCTACGCCTGGGGGCGGCGCACCCGGGCCTGACCGGCGGGGTGACCGGGCCCACCCGGCGGCGATTTGGCGCTCCGACGCACGTCGCGTAACCTGAAGCGGTAGTTCCACCCAAAGACCGCTGGTCACCGTGCCCCGGCACGGTCGAAGGTCCCGCGACGACGGGCGACCCGCGCAGGGCGGCAAGCGAAACTCGGTGTGTCAGGCACGGTCCGCCGACTGTGCTCCATGATCCCGGCCCTCGCCCCGTGCGCCCCGCGCCGGGGCTTTTTCGTTGTCGTGGTGCCTCCGCCGCCGTCGCGATCCCGATCGCCGGCGTGCCAGCTCCGAGTAACGAGAGAGGAGGGACATGGCGGACAAGCCGATCCGGGCCGACAAGGCCACGGCCGTCGCCGAGCTGACCGAGAGCTTCCGCACCTCGGGAGCCACCGTGCTC is a window from the Micromonospora sp. DSM 45708 genome containing:
- a CDS encoding putative bifunctional diguanylate cyclase/phosphodiesterase, translating into MSAQPVKGSRSNDHAWLITGPLVLFAVVCATVTGLLSDHPFGGWPLAAVLLVAMVAAGLPVLNFTVRRQSLGVTITEIPLVLAFYLTRPLTVVAIYTGAAILTHLWHRMGAAKFWFNVARAAAGSSLAVLVLQVLPPVEGVGPRTWLTLFTAAIMVNLVSITSVAGVYTLLQGWQTGRDAFRRAPSALLSAGIQIVAGLIVLILITSNWWSLVLLSALITALTLIYRAYAQFFRQHRTLSDMYELSRAVSGSGQDGTLADALLGRVRAMLQAEYATLWLPAQRRHPEVLLTSRIADPGLLDVAPTPAALREQVRREGQTLVLTRGAGADGKLRTALTEQRVKDVIVVPLRSGQAVVGTLEVANRLGASNSFSRTDVPLLETVAAHAAVALENSRLVDRLRHDAEHDTLTRLPNRRRLIAAVGEAVKIRAPGEVVALLLFDVDRLRQVNESLGHAAGDKVLVEVAERLRACAPSSALVGRAGGDEFLVTLRLEGVDAALELATQLREQIRDEMVFDALTLDVDTAVGVAVHPDHGGDAVALLQRVDLAANAAKSVPGSVQLYSPALESRSLRRLGLAGDLKRALADGELEVYFQPKVTLRDRRLVGVECLARWEHPAHGTVSPDDFVAVAEHTGQLGRLTEFVLRESLRRSRDWSHGEQPLCVSVNLAARTVNDPHFPGLVRELLTEYGVPPQRLTLEITEAGVLDGTERPVPILRCLRDLGVRLSVDDFGTGNSSLAQLRRLPVHEVKVDRSFVQGMATDPGDLAIVNAVVTLSQQFGLTVVAEGVESELTLELLQDIGCEIGQGFLFSRPLPYERLEAWFGAQVDPETVVAGELPRLRVVP
- a CDS encoding MaoC family dehydratase N-terminal domain-containing protein translates to MSLDASFVGRTYPPTAPYLVGREKIREFATAVGATDPAHHDPEAARALGHPDVVAPPTFPVIITMAANQQIVDDPALGVDYSRVVHGDQRFAYTRPVAAGDELVCVSVIEDVTNRGGHGFLTTRTDVSTVAGEPVVAVWSKIVVRGEA
- a CDS encoding MaoC family dehydratase, which codes for MELPVQTFRVTRADLVRYAGASGDFNPIHWSDRTATGVGLPGVIAHGMFTMALVGRAVAGWAGAPDAVVDFGVRFTRPVVVPDTDEGTEIEVAAVVKEVTEAGLTRLDITATCRGEKVLSQARALIRTTG
- the rpmG gene encoding 50S ribosomal protein L33; the protein is MAKATDVRPKITLACVECKERNYITRKNRRNDPDRIELKKFCPRDGKHTVHRETR
- a CDS encoding ABC transporter ATP-binding protein, whose translation is MRLDGVWLRYHRHGPWVLRQVDATIGPGEVAVVLGRNGAGKSTLLQLAAGVLRPSRGRVVDRPATVGWVPERFPADQPFTVGDYLAAMGRVAGLPGAAADRAVRHWVERLGLTRFSDVRLPQLSKGTAQKVGLAQALLRPPGLLVLDEPWEGLDAAARELVPEMIGEVLAGGGAVLVSDHRGETVRLPGARRWSVTEGTLTEAASPGGSAVAVVELAVPAAGLAAAVARLRADGHQILRVREPAVPPTAESPAPALPGPSGVEVVAGSSAPDHAGPGPSGVEVVAGSSAPDRAGPGPSVVEAVAGSPGPDLPGIERAAGAGTSEVTR
- the rplK gene encoding 50S ribosomal protein L11; its protein translation is MPPKKKLVKTFTLQLPAGQATPAPPVGPALGQHGVNIMEFCKSYNAQTESQRGDVVPAEISVYEDRTFTFVLKTPPAARLLIKAAGVQKGSGVPHKEKVGSVTRAQLREIAEKKMADLNANDIEQAEKIIAGTARSMGLTVAD
- the nusG gene encoding transcription termination/antitermination protein NusG; its protein translation is MPEYDETAETPDEQSAVATAANNESVEAASEPEFPTTEPAPEEDFDPVAELRQKLRYAPGDWYVVHSYAGYENKVKTNLETRITSLDMEDYIYQVEVPTREEVEVKNGKRSQVQAKVFPGYILVRMELTAESYSCVRNTPGVTGFVGATDRADRPAPLSLDEVLKWLAPAVETEQKKAKPEIKVLDFEVGDSVTVTDGAFASLPATISEINADQQKLKVLVSIFGRETPVELNFNQVAKI
- the secE gene encoding preprotein translocase subunit SecE yields the protein MAEKKRRGEDDGDERLNDDATVDGVADDDVADDAADADEPVSRGGTATRKRAHAEPAEGRKTRKDTERIGLFARIARFFREVVAELRKVIWPTRKELLTYTAVVVTFVAVMLAIVAGLDYGFAKAVLWVFGNPS
- the rplA gene encoding 50S ribosomal protein L1, with the protein product MQRSKSYRKAAEVIDRSKLYAPAEAVKLAKENTNVKFDATVEVAMRLGVDPRKADQMVRGTVNLPHGTGKTARVIVFAAGAKAEEAAAAGADEVGTDELVARIQGGWLDFDAAIATPDQMAKIGRIARILGPRGLMPNPKTGTVTMDVTKAVADIKGGKITFRVDKHSNLHLIIGKASFSESQLIDNYAAVLDEVLRAKPSAAKGTYLKKVTLATTMGPGVPVDPKVVKNLQEGSAEG